A window of the Brassica napus cultivar Da-Ae chromosome C5, Da-Ae, whole genome shotgun sequence genome harbors these coding sequences:
- the LOC106427143 gene encoding probable xyloglucan 6-xylosyltransferase 5, whose translation MVQDALRTSGSGGGLPKTAVSNGGGRGRGLLLRGWQVQNTSMNIKIMILCGFVTILVLLGTVSFGNLGSSNADDAVNQNLIKETKPILAKSPSASVPNDLDLEEPPKAEVNPNVTYTLGPRITNWDSQRKVWLNQNPGFPSIVNGKARILLLTGSPPGPCDKPIGDYYLLKSVKNKIDYCRIHGIEIVYNMAHLDEELSGYWTKLPMIRRLMLSHPEVEWIWWMDSDALFTDILFEIPLSRYEKHNLVIHGYPDLLFNQKSWVALNTGVFLLRNCQWSLDLLDAWAPMGPKGPIRDEAGKVLTAYLKGRPAFEADDQSALIYLLISQKEKWMDKVYVENQYYLHGFWEGLVDKYEEMMEKYHPGLGDERWPFVTHFVGCKPCGSYADYAEERCFKGMERAFNFADNQVLELYGFSHRGLLSPKVKRIRNETVSPLEYVDKFDIRRTHAEAKP comes from the coding sequence GGCTTGTTGTTACGCGGCTGGCAGGTCCAGAATACCTCAATGAACATCAAAATCATGATTCTCTGCGGCTTCGTGACCATTCTCGTTTTACTTGGCACAGTCAGTTTTGGTAACCTTGGAAGCTCCAACGCTGACGACGCTGTTAATCAAAATCTCATCAAGGAAACCAAACCGATTCTTGCCAAGAGCCCATCTGCTTCGGTTCCGAACGACTTGGACTTGGAGGAGCCGCCGAAAGCTGAGGTTAATCCCAACGTGACGTACACTCTAGGGCCCAGGATCACCAACTGGGACAGTCAACGCAAGGTATGGCTAAATCAGAACCCTGGGTTTCCTAGTATAGTCAACGGCAAAGCTAGAATCTTGCTTCTTACCGGGTCTCCCCCTGGACCCTGTGACAAACCCATTGGAGACTATTATCTATTGAAATCAGTGAAAAACAAGATTGATTACTGTAGGATTCACGGGATAGAGATTGTGTACAACATGGCACATCTAGATGAGGAACTCTCAGGGTATTGGACGAAATTACCTATGATTAGGAGATTAATGCTGTCTCATCCAGAAGTAGAATGGATTTGGTGGATGGATAGTGATGCTTTGTTCACTGATATACTGTTTGAGATCCCCTTGTCTCGGTACGAGAAGCATAATCTAGTGATACACGGGTATCCAGACTTGTTGTTCAACCAAAAGTCATGGGTTGCGTTGAACACAGGTGTTTTTCTGTTGAGGAATTGTCAGTGGTCATTGGATTTGTTAGATGCTTGGGCTCCAATGGGACCAAAAGGGCCAATCCGCGACGAAGCTGGGAAGGTACTGACAGCTTATCTGAAGGGTCGGCCAGCTTTTGAGGCAGATGATCAGTCAGCGTTGATTTATCTCCTCATTTCACAGAAGGAGAAGTGGATGGACAAGGTTTACGTTGAGAACCAATACTATTTGCACGGGTTTTGGGAGGGTTTGGTTGATAAGTATGAAGAGATGATGGAGAAGTATCATCCGGGATTGGGTGATGAGAGATGGCCTTTTGTGACGCATTTCGTGGGTTGCAAACCGTGTGGCAGCTACGCTGATTACGCAGAGGAGAGGTGCTTCAAGGGCATGGAGAGGGCTTTTAATTTCGCAGATAACCAAGTGCTGGAGCTGTATGGGTTTAGCCACAGGGGACTGTTGAGCCCCAAGGTTAAGAGGATCAGAAACGAGACGGTTTCTCCTTTGGAGTATGTAGACAAGTTTGATATCCGGAGAACGCATGCGGAAGCAAAACCATGA